From a region of the Geothrix sp. 21YS21S-2 genome:
- a CDS encoding alanyl-tRNA editing protein yields the protein MSDLAAYERDPYLTELDTAVLRAGEDGRPFAVLADTVLYPESGGQPPDHGTLGAAEVLDVQKRDGEVRHYLSAPVAPGPVKVRLDWGRRFDHMQQHTGQHLLTAVAQDRFGWETKAFHLGEEVSDIELGVAAIGAAELRALEEAVAESIRAARPVTAMRVKPEDLPGLGVRSRGLPEGFTGDVRLVTIEGVDTNTCGGTHVRSTAELEVVKLLGTESLRGGTRLFYVAGGRARRRFEAHERRNGTLRSLLGAPDPGLVPALEGRLEQTRNLDRKVRALEEELADLLVEALAARPGSLADHHFEGRDAAFLQKTGRLLAAAAPHKAVFFTSTLEGQHYFLLTAGEASPLDVPARGRELAALLEGRGGGSGRLFQGKAPSLKARAAGAGLLG from the coding sequence ATGAGCGACCTGGCTGCCTACGAACGGGACCCCTACCTCACTGAACTGGACACCGCCGTGCTGCGCGCGGGCGAGGACGGGCGCCCCTTCGCGGTGCTGGCGGACACCGTCCTCTATCCCGAGAGCGGCGGCCAGCCCCCGGACCACGGGACCCTGGGCGCGGCCGAAGTCCTGGACGTGCAGAAGCGCGACGGGGAGGTCCGCCACTACCTCTCGGCACCGGTGGCCCCGGGCCCCGTGAAGGTGCGCCTGGACTGGGGGCGCCGCTTCGACCACATGCAGCAGCACACCGGCCAGCACCTGCTCACCGCCGTGGCCCAGGACCGCTTCGGCTGGGAGACCAAGGCGTTCCACCTGGGGGAGGAGGTCTCTGACATCGAGCTGGGCGTGGCCGCCATCGGCGCCGCGGAGTTGCGCGCCCTGGAGGAGGCCGTGGCCGAAAGCATCCGCGCGGCGCGCCCCGTAACCGCCATGCGCGTGAAACCGGAGGACCTGCCGGGGCTCGGCGTGCGCTCCAGGGGCCTGCCCGAAGGCTTCACGGGCGACGTTCGCCTGGTCACCATCGAGGGAGTGGACACCAACACCTGCGGGGGCACCCACGTGCGCTCCACCGCCGAGCTGGAGGTGGTCAAGCTCCTGGGCACCGAGAGCCTGCGCGGGGGGACCCGCCTGTTCTACGTTGCCGGGGGCCGCGCCCGCCGCCGCTTCGAGGCCCATGAACGCCGCAACGGCACCCTGAGGTCCCTCCTGGGCGCGCCGGACCCGGGGCTCGTTCCGGCCCTGGAAGGCAGACTGGAGCAGACCCGGAACCTGGATCGAAAAGTCCGGGCCCTGGAGGAGGAACTGGCCGACCTGCTGGTCGAGGCCCTGGCCGCCCGCCCGGGTTCCCTGGCCGACCATCATTTCGAGGGACGGGACGCCGCATTCCTCCAGAAAACCGGTCGCCTGCTTGCTGCCGCAGCCCCGCACAAGGCCGTGTTCTTCACGTCCACCCTGGAGGGCCAGCACTACTTCCTGCTCACCGCGGGCGAAGCCTCCCCCCTGGATGTCCCCGCCCGCGGCCGGGAGCTGGCGGCCCTCCTGGAAGGGCGGGGCGGCGGTTCCGGCCGCCTCTTCCAGGGCAAGGCTCCCAGCCTGAAGGCCCGGGCCGCAGGCGCCGGCCTTCTGGGCTGA
- a CDS encoding lysine exporter LysO family protein: MNVLALLLLLFAGALAGYASRLNEKAILLNRAATRYAIGSLLFIMGTRLARSRELFARDLGVLAAAVGSSLLLVAVFFLVFWAASKVRRGPASAPEGPSSGSGHELAAVLWNVAWIALGAAAFLLLPDRAAAALPLDAVADWLLRILAVVIGFDLGADLHRLKLRDLPWPILLMPFLNIVLSLGCGSLFSLLRGMPLRQGLLLYSGLGWYSLSSVLIAQKGLVVMSLLAFIHNVTRELFAILSAPLAARISPYLPIHIGGATSMDVMLPFVQRYSGRTYTLVSFYSGIVCSLAVIPLVRILLGS; the protein is encoded by the coding sequence ATGAACGTGCTCGCCCTGCTGTTGCTTCTGTTCGCGGGCGCGCTGGCCGGCTATGCCTCACGCCTCAATGAGAAGGCCATTCTTCTCAACCGGGCGGCCACGCGCTACGCCATCGGATCCCTCCTCTTCATCATGGGGACCCGCCTCGCCCGCTCCCGGGAGCTCTTCGCCCGGGACCTGGGCGTGCTGGCGGCCGCCGTGGGGAGCAGCCTCCTGCTGGTGGCGGTCTTCTTCCTGGTGTTCTGGGCGGCATCCAAGGTGAGGCGCGGGCCCGCGAGCGCCCCCGAGGGACCCTCCTCCGGGAGCGGCCACGAGCTGGCCGCGGTGCTCTGGAACGTGGCCTGGATCGCCCTGGGGGCCGCGGCCTTCCTGCTCCTGCCGGACCGGGCCGCCGCGGCCCTGCCCCTGGATGCCGTCGCGGACTGGCTCCTGCGCATCCTGGCCGTGGTCATCGGCTTCGACCTGGGCGCCGACCTCCACCGGCTGAAGCTGAGGGACCTGCCTTGGCCCATCCTGCTCATGCCCTTCCTCAACATCGTCCTGTCCCTGGGCTGCGGCTCGCTCTTCAGCCTCCTGCGCGGAATGCCGCTGCGCCAGGGGCTGCTGCTCTACTCCGGCCTGGGGTGGTACTCCCTCTCCTCGGTCCTGATCGCCCAGAAGGGCCTGGTGGTGATGTCGCTCCTGGCCTTCATCCACAACGTCACCCGCGAGCTCTTCGCGATCCTCTCGGCGCCGCTGGCGGCGCGCATCTCGCCCTACCTGCCCATCCACATCGGGGGCGCCACCTCCATGGACGTCATGCTGCCCTTCGTGCAGCGCTACTCCGGGCGGACCTACACCCTCGTCTCCTTCTATTCCGGGATCGTCTGCAGCCTCGCGGTGATCCCCCTCGTACGCATCCTGTTGGGGTCCTGA